The Candidatus Nitrosymbiomonas proteolyticus genome has a segment encoding these proteins:
- a CDS encoding condensin subunit ScpA, producing MRSKRASRLPEALSPTGVLPVAPFDIETSLFQGSLALLFASVRERKVDIQGVPLGPICEAYCLYVLELSEAELEPAMVGLAALAYLLERKAWGLLPNEDQEPLAEEPAELPEATAHLYADAIEVLKTLKEQREAKHFRNIEAAGLAEIPFELEGITIDHLSATLEDLLRRASPEPLEISARPRRRLSEQMAVVLRSLSQTPRTLAQLVPEPFTRPEAVWWFLALLELMRLGQAVAREDEGIVKFALRRVRVLRQETP from the coding sequence ATGAGGTCCAAGCGCGCATCCCGGCTTCCTGAGGCGCTCTCGCCTACCGGCGTCTTGCCCGTTGCTCCCTTCGACATCGAGACCTCCCTGTTCCAAGGGTCGCTGGCATTGCTCTTCGCCAGCGTCCGCGAACGAAAAGTCGACATCCAAGGCGTCCCGCTCGGCCCGATTTGCGAGGCCTATTGCCTGTACGTGCTTGAACTCAGCGAAGCCGAATTGGAGCCTGCAATGGTGGGCCTTGCCGCGCTGGCCTACCTGCTCGAACGCAAGGCTTGGGGACTCCTGCCCAACGAGGACCAGGAGCCATTGGCCGAGGAACCCGCAGAGCTACCGGAAGCCACCGCGCACCTCTATGCTGACGCCATCGAAGTCCTGAAGACGCTCAAGGAGCAACGGGAGGCGAAGCACTTTCGGAACATCGAAGCTGCGGGCCTCGCTGAAATCCCGTTCGAACTCGAAGGGATCACGATCGACCATCTTTCGGCGACGCTCGAAGACCTGCTGCGCCGAGCGTCACCCGAGCCCCTGGAGATCTCGGCCCGCCCTCGCCGCCGGCTTTCCGAGCAAATGGCCGTCGTGCTGCGATCCCTCAGCCAAACCCCCCGGACACTGGCGCAACTGGTGCCGGAACCCTTCACAAGGCCAGAGGCTGTGTGGTGGTTCCTAGCGCTCCTCGAGTTGATGCGATTGGGGCAAGCAGTGGCGCGGGAGGATGAGGGAATCGTGAAGTTCGCCCTGCGAAGAGTGCGCGTGCTGAGGCAAGAGACGCCATGA
- a CDS encoding hypothetical conserved protein produces the protein MELGAKSAIIVEASTGISVFEKDADAKRFPASTTKIMTALLLLERTRPAEVIFAPKDVETVTGSSLHLKPFEAVTAHDLLFALIVRSANDGAYTIARHVSGSVEKFAELMNEKAKALGCTNTHFTNPHGLHDDLHYTTARDLIRIAREAWKRDEFRVAAGTTKYEVSRTLNLEDTVLISRNRALRSDPPSEGIKTGFTRPAGQCFVGSATHEGLQFLTVVLGSEDWYGDHQAMIEWAFANFELREVVKKGDAAASVRVQGGVEEQIELLYPESVKAPVPKGASLTELVASTVPQAIKAPIGKDQAVGTVRVTNGSGWSEELPLIAAHEVRQQFRIAGQSVETIGFALIAGGLGLGTLYVKNRARKLSRGFRGR, from the coding sequence TTGGAACTAGGCGCTAAGAGCGCGATCATCGTCGAGGCGAGCACGGGCATCTCGGTCTTTGAAAAGGACGCCGATGCTAAGAGGTTTCCCGCAAGCACGACCAAGATCATGACGGCCCTGTTGCTGCTCGAGCGAACCCGGCCGGCCGAGGTGATTTTCGCACCGAAAGACGTCGAGACGGTGACCGGTTCGAGCTTGCACCTCAAGCCCTTTGAGGCCGTGACGGCTCACGATCTGCTCTTCGCCTTGATCGTGCGGAGCGCCAACGACGGGGCGTACACGATCGCGCGGCACGTTTCCGGTTCCGTCGAGAAGTTCGCCGAGTTGATGAACGAAAAGGCGAAGGCGCTGGGGTGTACCAACACCCACTTCACCAACCCTCATGGGCTTCACGACGACCTCCACTACACCACCGCGCGCGACCTCATCCGGATCGCAAGAGAGGCATGGAAACGCGATGAGTTTCGGGTCGCGGCGGGGACGACGAAATACGAAGTTAGCCGGACGCTGAACCTAGAAGACACAGTGCTGATCAGCAGGAACCGGGCGCTGCGCAGCGATCCGCCTTCCGAGGGGATCAAGACCGGGTTCACCCGGCCTGCTGGGCAGTGCTTTGTGGGCAGCGCGACACACGAGGGACTCCAGTTTCTGACCGTGGTGCTGGGGAGTGAGGATTGGTATGGCGATCACCAAGCCATGATCGAATGGGCCTTCGCCAACTTCGAACTTCGGGAGGTGGTGAAGAAGGGGGATGCCGCGGCAAGCGTAAGGGTCCAAGGAGGCGTCGAAGAGCAGATCGAATTGCTGTATCCGGAATCCGTGAAGGCCCCCGTGCCGAAAGGCGCCTCCCTTACCGAACTAGTTGCGTCCACTGTGCCGCAAGCCATTAAGGCGCCGATTGGCAAGGATCAAGCTGTGGGCACGGTTAGGGTCACCAACGGCTCGGGGTGGAGCGAGGAACTGCCTTTGATTGCGGCGCACGAGGTGAGGCAACAATTTCGAATTGCCGGGCAATCGGTCGAAACCATCGGATTCGCGTTGATTGCCGGGGGGCTGGGGCTGGGCACCCTTTACGTAAAGAACCGCGCTCGCAAGCTGAGCCGTGGATTCCGAGGGCGCTAA
- a CDS encoding acylaldehyde oxidase, with translation MSNRLDMTRRGFLKVAGGVGTGLVIGCMMPVRNATAANGKESGAAKFSPNVFVQIDESGIVTITIPKPEIGQGVRTSLAMLVAEELNVDWKNVRIAQAPGDGQKYGSQSVGGSGSVRSLYTPLRQAGAVACLMLKMAAANRFGVSADQCVAENGSVRHGSNGQTFGYGELAAEAAKLSAPAPSEVRLKSPSEFRFIGKPTKRIDNADVVTGKAVYGIDARPEGAKVAVMARPRAFGGRFASYDADAARAVPGVTHVFEVGPNVAVVAQDTWSALKGREALKAQEPSSGGLDSETLRTRFREALTTPPTAPATVAKTVTADYELPYLSHLTMEPQNAVAHVSGDRCEIWAPTQIPDRAREQAARSLSIPVENVTFHVTLAGGGFGRRLSAEAVMEAVQISRQTNEPVQILWTRDDDMRHDNYRPATYHRMTGGVDASGKPVFWAHNLAVPGGGGRGQGGWSNAGIPYAIDAAYQQRVGVSAGVPTGAWRSVDATFLGYVIESFFDELAALGGKDPVELRLQTLRNPRLRRTLELCAERSSWGRRLDPGRGMGVACYSGFGSHCTQIAEVSTTATGKIKVEKVWAVMDCGVAVNPLGIEAQVQGATVDGVSCLFHAGNTLEGGGVKETNFFDFGWCSLAEGFPVDVLAVPDAEGIGGVGEPGYPAAAPSVANAVFMATGKRIRILPHRR, from the coding sequence ATGAGCAATCGATTGGACATGACCCGGAGGGGATTTCTCAAGGTGGCGGGCGGTGTCGGCACAGGACTGGTTATCGGCTGCATGATGCCGGTTCGAAACGCCACAGCAGCGAACGGCAAAGAGAGCGGGGCCGCTAAGTTCAGCCCCAACGTGTTCGTTCAGATCGACGAATCCGGAATCGTCACGATCACGATTCCCAAACCCGAGATCGGCCAAGGGGTGCGAACTTCGCTGGCGATGCTGGTAGCGGAGGAGTTGAACGTCGATTGGAAGAACGTCCGAATCGCGCAGGCGCCGGGAGACGGCCAGAAATACGGCTCGCAGAGCGTGGGTGGTTCAGGAAGCGTTCGAAGCCTCTACACCCCGTTGCGCCAAGCTGGAGCGGTCGCGTGCTTGATGCTCAAGATGGCGGCCGCGAATCGGTTTGGAGTGTCTGCGGATCAGTGCGTTGCGGAAAATGGTTCCGTGCGGCACGGCTCGAACGGCCAAACGTTCGGCTACGGCGAGTTGGCTGCGGAGGCGGCCAAGCTGTCGGCTCCCGCGCCTTCCGAGGTGCGCCTCAAGTCGCCCTCGGAGTTTCGATTCATCGGCAAGCCGACCAAGAGAATCGATAACGCAGACGTCGTAACGGGCAAGGCCGTCTATGGCATCGACGCGCGACCTGAGGGGGCGAAAGTGGCCGTGATGGCGAGACCCCGGGCGTTTGGGGGGCGGTTTGCGAGCTATGACGCAGATGCTGCCCGCGCCGTTCCCGGCGTAACTCATGTGTTCGAGGTCGGCCCCAATGTCGCCGTGGTAGCCCAAGACACCTGGTCGGCGCTCAAAGGACGGGAGGCACTCAAGGCACAAGAGCCTTCGAGCGGCGGGCTCGATAGCGAGACGCTGCGGACTCGGTTCCGAGAGGCCCTGACGACCCCTCCGACCGCTCCGGCAACCGTTGCAAAGACGGTCACAGCCGACTACGAGCTCCCCTACCTTTCACACCTGACGATGGAGCCTCAAAACGCCGTGGCGCACGTTTCGGGGGACCGATGCGAGATCTGGGCGCCCACGCAGATACCGGACAGGGCCAGGGAACAGGCGGCGAGGAGCCTATCGATCCCAGTTGAGAACGTGACCTTCCACGTGACGCTCGCTGGGGGCGGGTTTGGCCGAAGGCTGAGCGCCGAGGCAGTGATGGAGGCGGTCCAGATTTCGCGGCAGACCAATGAGCCGGTCCAAATCCTGTGGACCCGCGACGACGACATGCGACACGACAACTACCGACCCGCAACCTACCACCGCATGACCGGAGGAGTCGACGCCTCCGGAAAGCCGGTGTTCTGGGCGCACAACCTCGCAGTTCCTGGGGGCGGCGGAAGGGGACAAGGCGGTTGGTCGAACGCCGGGATTCCTTACGCGATCGATGCAGCCTACCAACAGCGGGTCGGCGTCTCAGCGGGGGTCCCCACGGGAGCTTGGCGGTCGGTCGATGCCACTTTCCTCGGCTACGTCATCGAGAGCTTCTTCGATGAACTCGCGGCGCTGGGAGGCAAGGACCCCGTGGAGCTTCGCCTCCAAACCCTTCGAAACCCTCGCCTTCGAAGAACCTTGGAGCTATGCGCCGAGAGGTCCAGTTGGGGGCGTCGCCTAGATCCAGGTAGAGGCATGGGCGTTGCTTGCTACTCGGGCTTTGGCTCGCATTGCACGCAGATCGCCGAAGTCTCAACGACCGCGACCGGCAAGATCAAGGTTGAGAAGGTGTGGGCGGTTATGGATTGCGGCGTCGCGGTCAACCCGCTAGGGATCGAAGCCCAAGTTCAGGGTGCCACGGTCGACGGGGTCTCTTGCCTGTTCCACGCGGGCAACACTCTCGAAGGAGGCGGGGTCAAGGAGACGAACTTCTTCGACTTTGGCTGGTGTAGCTTAGCGGAAGGGTTCCCGGTCGACGTGTTGGCCGTGCCGGACGCCGAGGGCATTGGCGGAGTGGGGGAGCCGGGTTATCCCGCGGCTGCCCCTTCGGTCGCCAACGCGGTCTTCATGGCGACAGGCAAGCGAATCCGAATCTTGCCGCACCGACGATAG
- a CDS encoding pseudouridine synthase, which produces MDSEGAKPVEWLSRRIASSGVCSRRKASEAIREGRVSVNGNRVTEPSTRVGPDDVVEFDGARLSMPRNRVVLALNKPKGYVSTMSDTHGRRTVMDLAPQGFVGLKPVGRLDKDTEGLLLFTNDGELANRLLHPRYELAKVYEVVVRGKVADATIVRLEKGVWIEGGRTSPAKVSRIETLGDGARTRFLLEIHEGRKRQVRSMCAAVGALVVELRRLSIGPIRLGRLPKGACRKLGHQEVEALLESVGLAEAAPPPKSRRRK; this is translated from the coding sequence GTGGATTCCGAGGGCGCTAAACCCGTGGAGTGGCTCAGTCGGAGGATCGCTTCGAGCGGGGTCTGCAGCAGGCGCAAGGCAAGTGAGGCGATTCGGGAAGGGCGAGTCTCCGTCAACGGCAACCGAGTCACCGAACCTTCGACCCGGGTGGGGCCAGATGACGTTGTGGAGTTCGACGGCGCGCGCCTTTCGATGCCTCGAAACCGGGTCGTGCTGGCGCTGAACAAACCCAAGGGGTACGTCTCCACGATGTCGGATACGCACGGCCGACGGACGGTCATGGACCTGGCCCCGCAAGGATTCGTGGGCCTGAAGCCCGTCGGCCGACTGGACAAAGACACGGAAGGGCTGCTGCTATTTACCAACGATGGTGAGTTGGCGAATCGCCTCTTGCATCCGCGATACGAACTCGCAAAGGTGTACGAAGTCGTCGTCCGGGGGAAGGTAGCGGACGCTACGATCGTGAGGCTCGAAAAGGGCGTGTGGATCGAGGGCGGGAGGACCTCGCCTGCCAAGGTTTCGCGCATCGAAACTCTGGGCGACGGCGCGAGAACTCGGTTCCTGCTGGAGATCCACGAGGGCCGAAAGCGTCAAGTGCGGTCGATGTGCGCGGCGGTCGGCGCGCTCGTGGTCGAGTTGCGACGCCTGTCCATTGGGCCGATCCGTTTGGGGCGGTTGCCCAAGGGGGCTTGCCGCAAGCTCGGGCACCAAGAGGTCGAAGCGCTCCTCGAATCGGTTGGGCTAGCCGAGGCCGCGCCCCCTCCGAAGTCGAGGCGGCGCAAGTAG
- a CDS encoding N-acetylmuramoyl-L-alanine amidase, with the protein MNPRIVKLEESLKSGSRPLRTRVDLVVLHATAGSSLSGAIATLRSGGLSYHFLIDKDGTIVEAAPTSRKAFHAGNSYGPKEKSRRVDPRQDAQARFLAKTSVNAYSIGIAFVNRNDGVDPYTPEQKEAIEPLLRLLKEKHKALRYLTTHFAVSPKRKTDPRGFPYESLAGRVGLIAWPCRSCPQNCGTFGNIRREFLIECKERSEGEVLWPNSNST; encoded by the coding sequence ATGAACCCAAGAATCGTGAAGCTCGAAGAGAGCCTGAAGTCGGGATCGCGGCCCCTAAGAACACGGGTTGACCTCGTGGTCCTCCACGCGACAGCGGGGTCGTCTCTTTCCGGCGCGATCGCTACGCTACGCAGCGGAGGCCTGAGCTACCACTTTCTGATCGACAAAGACGGCACGATCGTGGAAGCCGCTCCGACATCGCGCAAGGCGTTCCACGCAGGCAACTCCTATGGCCCCAAGGAGAAGTCAAGGAGAGTCGATCCGCGCCAGGACGCGCAGGCCCGCTTTCTCGCCAAAACAAGCGTGAACGCCTACAGCATCGGAATCGCGTTCGTCAACCGCAACGACGGAGTCGATCCATACACCCCGGAGCAGAAAGAGGCGATTGAGCCCTTGTTGCGGCTCCTCAAGGAAAAACACAAAGCGCTCCGGTACCTCACGACCCACTTCGCCGTGTCCCCGAAACGCAAGACTGACCCGCGCGGTTTCCCGTACGAGTCCCTTGCGGGTCGAGTTGGCCTCATTGCATGGCCCTGCCGAAGTTGCCCGCAAAACTGCGGAACATTTGGCAACATCCGGCGCGAATTTCTCATAGAATGTAAAGAGCGATCGGAAGGGGAAGTCCTATGGCCAAATTCAAACTCAACGTAA
- a CDS encoding (2Fe-2S)-binding protein, whose translation MAKFKLNVNGRSHEIDVDPEMPLLWALRDHVAVKSPKYSCGVGMCAACTVLIDGEALRSCVVPVSEVKDQKIVTLEGLSSDGSHPVQKAWMEEDVPQCGYCQAGHILSAVALLSKKPSPTDQDIDAQMGGNICRCGTYERMRRAIHRAAKEK comes from the coding sequence ATGGCCAAATTCAAACTCAACGTAAACGGGCGGTCTCACGAGATCGACGTCGATCCCGAAATGCCCCTCTTGTGGGCTCTGCGGGATCATGTCGCCGTGAAAAGCCCCAAGTACTCCTGCGGCGTCGGAATGTGCGCGGCTTGCACGGTACTGATCGACGGCGAGGCGCTACGATCGTGCGTCGTTCCGGTCTCTGAAGTCAAGGATCAGAAGATCGTGACGCTGGAGGGTCTCTCCTCCGACGGCTCGCATCCCGTGCAGAAGGCCTGGATGGAGGAGGACGTTCCGCAATGCGGCTACTGCCAAGCGGGGCACATCCTGAGCGCGGTAGCGCTGCTCTCGAAGAAACCCTCGCCTACCGACCAGGACATCGACGCGCAGATGGGCGGCAACATCTGCCGTTGCGGGACCTATGAACGAATGCGACGAGCCATTCATCGAGCGGCCAAGGAGAAGTGA
- a CDS encoding SMC-Scp complex subunit ScpB, which produces MNIVDSVHALLFVASEPVDLRQLAQSLGASEGQVELALDVLQRNLNREGPIELVRIAGGYQLCTRREFTDLIANFLRPQRNRLSRSLLEVLAIVAYRQPITVGEIDRIRGVQSDYSVRSLVDRRLIHEVGRKPAPGRPVLYGTTAAFLHQFHLDSLEELPPVERGGSLLDVVLGEGAEARLPMDDLVS; this is translated from the coding sequence ATGAACATCGTCGACTCGGTACATGCCCTGCTCTTCGTCGCCTCCGAGCCCGTAGACCTACGGCAACTGGCTCAGTCCTTAGGCGCATCCGAAGGGCAGGTCGAGCTAGCGCTCGATGTGCTTCAGCGGAACCTGAACCGCGAAGGGCCGATCGAACTGGTGAGAATCGCCGGCGGGTACCAGCTTTGCACGCGCCGCGAGTTCACCGACCTGATCGCCAACTTCCTCCGGCCCCAGCGCAACCGCCTCAGCCGCAGCCTCTTGGAGGTTCTGGCGATCGTCGCCTACCGCCAGCCGATCACCGTCGGCGAGATCGACCGAATCCGAGGAGTCCAAAGCGATTACAGCGTCCGTTCGCTCGTCGACCGACGGCTGATCCATGAAGTCGGGCGAAAGCCCGCGCCAGGGCGGCCCGTCCTTTATGGCACTACCGCCGCGTTCCTCCACCAGTTCCATCTCGACTCGTTAGAAGAGCTGCCCCCGGTCGAGCGCGGAGGAAGTCTGCTGGATGTCGTCTTGGGCGAGGGGGCCGAAGCCCGCCTCCCGATGGACGATTTGGTAAGCTAA
- a CDS encoding XdhC/CoxI family protein, with product MRDLGAGLQEWSAEGAKFALCVVVETWGSSPRPIGSAMAVRESGAFLGSVSGGCVESEVVHEAVQCLKKGYLRELVYEGIEPGQLWKAGLTCGGRVRIQVAPFSSSPDQRSLLSRALAERLPFQLVLCGEAGAAEWTVESDSDDEGSAGLAEPSVTIQSSGIRIRYPAPERLIIVGGGQIARHLVPMAREIGFEVLLVDPRSAFAEPSTYPSAPDHVSTKPPAEALGGLNLTVSDFAVVLAHDPKIDDPALEALLPSKVRYVGALGSRKTQDERRERLRSRGLEESDIARIHAPVGLDIGAKSPAEIALSILAEIVSVRRTALP from the coding sequence ATGCGGGACCTTGGGGCCGGGCTGCAAGAGTGGAGCGCTGAGGGCGCGAAGTTCGCTCTCTGCGTCGTGGTGGAGACGTGGGGCTCCTCGCCGCGCCCCATCGGTTCTGCAATGGCGGTTCGGGAGTCGGGCGCGTTTCTTGGTTCGGTGAGCGGTGGCTGCGTGGAGTCCGAGGTCGTCCACGAGGCCGTTCAATGCCTCAAGAAGGGCTATCTGAGGGAACTCGTCTACGAAGGGATTGAACCTGGCCAGCTCTGGAAGGCCGGGTTGACGTGCGGGGGGCGGGTCCGAATTCAGGTAGCACCGTTCTCGTCCTCGCCGGACCAGCGTTCGCTTCTGTCCAGAGCGCTCGCGGAGAGGTTGCCCTTTCAACTGGTCTTGTGCGGCGAAGCGGGGGCTGCGGAATGGACGGTCGAGAGCGACTCGGATGACGAAGGCAGCGCGGGGCTTGCTGAACCGAGTGTCACCATTCAGAGTTCGGGAATCCGTATTCGGTACCCCGCGCCTGAGCGGCTAATTATCGTGGGTGGAGGGCAGATCGCTCGGCACTTGGTCCCGATGGCGCGCGAAATAGGTTTCGAAGTCCTGCTGGTCGATCCCCGCTCGGCCTTTGCGGAGCCTTCCACGTACCCGTCTGCTCCCGACCATGTGTCGACCAAGCCGCCCGCCGAAGCACTTGGAGGATTGAACTTGACGGTAAGTGACTTCGCAGTCGTTCTCGCCCACGACCCCAAGATCGACGACCCTGCGCTCGAGGCGCTCTTGCCCTCAAAGGTGCGCTATGTCGGCGCGTTAGGAAGCCGGAAGACGCAGGACGAGAGACGGGAGAGACTCCGGAGCCGGGGGCTCGAAGAGAGCGATATCGCCCGAATCCACGCCCCGGTCGGGCTTGATATCGGGGCGAAAAGCCCGGCAGAGATCGCGCTGAGCATCCTTGCCGAGATCGTTTCGGTTCGTCGGACGGCATTGCCGTGA